In Triticum aestivum cultivar Chinese Spring chromosome 5B, IWGSC CS RefSeq v2.1, whole genome shotgun sequence, the following proteins share a genomic window:
- the LOC123111769 gene encoding transcription factor GTE10 — protein MEIAYPYGGELTRKHGSVTGQPFAAKIDIMSGQKRAREMQILRQRFQAELVAVRGLLHKAAAVLIPASSPLAPRVKESRPGFLAEEPPAKKRKASPPVPVINRKKAPTKKKMTASEREMLAEDLELFVAEIPDHIVQLLQKHSCATRPGEIEMDLHALDDAAAVELQEQVDKFARERRSANPSPQERHQDGPEAMNEEEDEEVDICGGVSPLVIVPQPLLQERHQDGPEVMAEEEEEEEVDICGGVSPLPIVPAPLLLVEDETASGSPSSSSSSSSSDTDSSDSDSDTDSGSSDSGSEHSGGSDSDSDSDEIVDSPAPAITPPTCEQLARALERQRKEATSRAREKARQELLHMEKTAMPDDTLHREDLKRLGIDEYNTAKPSNLLRQIGLYLKVDEDWKQQRRQSFHEDLEEGEIRS, from the coding sequence ATGGAGATTGCCTACCCCTACGGCGGGGAGCTCACCAGGAAGCACGGCTCCGTGACAGGCCAGCCGTTTGCCGCCAAGATCGACATCATGTCCGGCCAGAAGCGCGCGAGGGAGATGCAGATCCTTCGGCAGCGGTTCCAAGCAGAGCTCGTCGCCGTCCGTGGCCTCCTCCACAAGGCGGCCGCCGTGCTAATTCCCGCCTCGTCCCCGTTGGCTCCCCGCGTTAAGGAGAGTCGTCCAGGGTTCTTGGCCGAGGAGCCGCCGGCCAAGAAGAGGAAGGCGTCTCCTCCCGTTCCTGTGATCAATCGCAAGAAGGCGccaacgaagaagaagatgacggcCTCTGAGAGGGAGATGCTCGCGGAAGACCTGGAGCTGTTCGTTGCGGAAATCCCCGATCACATCGTCCAGCTCTTGCAGAAGCACAGCTGCGCCACCCGCCCCGGCGAAATCGAGATGGACCTCCACGCGTTGGACGACGCTGCTGCTGTCGAGTTACAGGAGCAGGTTGACAAGTTCGCTCGAGAGAGGAGGTCGGCGAATCCGTCGCCCCAAGAACGCCACCAAGACGGCCCTGAGGCGATGAacgaagaggaggacgaagaaGTTGACATCTGTGGCGGCGTCTCCCCCTTGGTGATCGTGCCGCAACCTCTGCTGCAAGAACGCCACCAAGACGGCCCTGAGGTGAtggccgaagaggaagaggaggaagaagttgACATCTGCGGTGGCGTCTCCCCATTACCGATCGTGCCGGCACCTCTGCTGCTCGTCGAAGATGAAACAGCCAGCGGCAGcccaagctccagcagcagcagcagcagttcagATACTGATTCCAGCGACAGCGATTCAGACACTGATTCCGGCAGCAGCGACTCGGGTTCAGAGCACTCCGGCGGCAGTGACTCAGATTCTGATTCTGACGAGATCGTCGACAGTCCAGCACCGGCCATCACGCCTCCAACATGTGAGCAGCTCGCCCGTGCTCTGGAAAGGCAGCGAAAGGAGGCCACGTCCCGGGCGAGGGAGAAGGCCCGTCAGGAGCTGCTCCACATGGAGAAGACGGCAATGCCCGACGATACCCTACACCGAGAGGATCTGAAGAGGCTCGGCATTGATGAGTACAACACGGCGAAGCCCAGCAACTTGTTGCGGCAGATTGGGCTCTACCTCAAGGTTGACGAAGACTGGAAGCAGCAACGCCGTCAAAGCTTCCACGAGGATTTAGAGGAAGGCGAGATTCGGTCGTGA
- the LOC123111770 gene encoding ASC1-like protein 1 yields MAGWRRARSEDGRRGVMMSHHVAIVVLIVVSYICRLSRPGSVILPLHDASDIFLEIGKMAKYSSCEWLAVVAFLLFVAPWILLWLIVFPFWILRSTSYEIAMILDKENKKIYRTSYYYLFNTLLFSLLVFHIYWWVLIYRMLVKQIQSRGHVGEDVRSDSEGENNHED; encoded by the exons ATGGCCGGCTGGCGGCGCGCGAGATCGGAGGACGGCCGCCGTGGAGTCATGATGTCTCACCATGTGGCAATTGTTGTTCTGATTGTTGTGTCCTATATTTGCAG ATTATCTCGTCCTGGCTCGGTCATTTTACCCCTCCATGATGCAAGTGATATATTCCTAGAGATCGGAAAGATGGCCAAGTACAGTAGCTGTGAGTGGCTAGCTGTTGTAGCATTTCTACTTTTTGTGGCTCCGTGGATCCTTCTTTGGCTAATAGTGTTTCCTTTCTGGATTCTAAGAAGCACAAG TTATGAAATAGCTATGATCCTGGACAAGGAGAACAAAAAAATCTACAGAACCTCATACTACTATCTTTTCAACACTCTCTTGTTTTCACTTCTAGTCTTTCACATATATTGGTGGGTACTGATTTACCGGATGCTTGTCAAACAAATTCAGTCTAGAGGTCATGTTGGTGAGGATGTTCGATCCG ATTCTGAAGGCGAAAACAACCATGAAGATTAA